One window of Pyxicephalus adspersus chromosome 4, UCB_Pads_2.0, whole genome shotgun sequence genomic DNA carries:
- the PLEKHB2 gene encoding pleckstrin homology domain-containing family B member 2 isoform X2 — protein MAYVKSGWLLRQSTILKRWKKNWFDLWTNGYLIYYSDQEREDLEDKILMQLDCMDIRVGNACKDINLPEGRSKDCCIQIICHEGKVINLIAENTDDCLAWETALRDARTKTNILPPPMMYDEGILGPVPPYSQFDAPPPYGYDQYPSAYPVQGSQVIYTRDGQAYTAYPVQGPGTTNHVIIRERYYDNDGDMAMGMLAGAATGMALGSLFWGF, from the exons GCACAATTTTAAAAAGATGGAAGAAGAATTGGTTTGATCTTTGGACAAATGGATATTTGATTTACTATAGTGACCAAGAGAGAGAAGACTTGGAAGATAAAATTCTTATGCAGTTAGACTGCATGGACATTCGTGTGGGAAATGCCTGCAaag aTATCAATTTGCCAGAAGGAAGGTCAAAGGACTGCTGCATACAGATTATCTGTCATGAAGGAAAGGTCATAAACCTAATTGCAGAAAATACAGATGACtgctt GGCCTGGGAAACAGCTCTTCGGGATGCCAGAACAAAAACA AATATTCTGCCCCCACCAATGATGTATGATGAAGGTATTCTTGGTCCTGTTCCTCCCTATTCTCAGTTTGATGCTCCTCCT CCTTATGGATATGATCAATATCCCAGCGCTTACCCAGTTCAAGGGTCACAGGTTATCTATACCAGAGATGGACAAGCTTATACTGCATATCCAGTACAAG gtCCTGGGACCACCAATCATGTCATCATCCGAGAGAGATACTATGACAATGATGGGGACATGGCAATGGGAATGCTGGCAGGAGCAGCTACAGGAATGGCGCTGGGGTCCCTGTTCTGGGGATTTTAA